In Nasonia vitripennis strain AsymCx chromosome 2 unlocalized genomic scaffold, Nvit_psr_1.1 chr2_random0004, whole genome shotgun sequence, a single window of DNA contains:
- the LOC107981930 gene encoding uncharacterized protein LOC107981930 yields the protein MSFSEDIFASEDTFESRKDYESQDFLESQDMFGNEIPDEIEDESEKKKDGDESSNINKHSATVAGTCTHHLEIIEKLDAIMKKQEEFEKRMNLTLRFYHTIEDAVKKIERAFLYIIHQLHNLVGINEN from the exons ATGAGTTTTTCAGAAGACATCTTTGCATCAGAAG ATACTTTTGAATCGAGAAAGGATTACGAATCACAAGATTTCTTAGAATCTCAAGACATGTTCGGTAATGAAA TTCCGGATGAAATCGAGGATGAAAGTGAGAAAAAGAAGGATGGTGATGAGAGCAGCAATATCAACAAACATTCTGCTACAG TTGCTGGCACTTGCACTCATCATTTGGAGATTATAGAAAAGCTCGATGCTATAATGAAGAAGCAGGAGGAGTTCGAGAAAAGGATGAATTTAACCCTTCGCTTTTATCATACAATCGAAGATGCGGTGAAGAAAATCGAACGAGCTTTTCTTTATATAATCCACCAACTGCACAATTTGGTtggaataaatgaaaattaa
- the LOC100679388 gene encoding uncharacterized protein LOC100679388 produces MTVDTPHFRSDLMNEIIEEAWQSESPKNGLSIVKSFLKNHYQAMKNDKYLPIPEKCRGYKIIKNKLVYFGEDSEISKEKYRCMNVVDQSKTMLNWMQFLKEKIRNLTLSECVLEITDIDNAHLPDSFLDEDVDICILQNFMKKSAFEQLQQRVQDKKTKQKFTCIKCSKSVHTNCIQCDSCLLWFHYSCVNIEVPKNALYFSDHDWYCCKCNSI; encoded by the exons ATGACAGTTGATACTCCACATTTCAGATCTGATTTGATGaatgaaataattgaagaagCTTGGCAATCTGAATCTCCTAAAAATGGCTTATCCATAGTTAAAAGCTTTCTGAAAAATCACTATCAAGCAATGAAGAATGACAAATACTTGCCTATTCCCGAAAAATGCAGAggatacaaaattataaag aaCAAACTAGTCTATTTTGGAGAAGACAgcgaaatttcaaaagaaaagTACAGGTGCATGAATGTTGTAGATCAGTCCAAGACTATGTTAAATTGGATgcaatttttaaaagagaaaatCCGTAATTTGACACTTAGCGAGTGTGTATTGGAAATTACTGACATAGATAATGCTCATTTACCTGATTCATTTTTAGACGAAGACGTAGACATTtgcattttacaaaattttatgaaaaaatctGCTTTTGAACAACTGCAACAAAGAGTACAGGATAAAAAAACGAAAcaaaaattcacgtgtatcAAATGCTCTAAATCTGTTCATACTAACTGTATTCAATGTGATAGTTGCTTATTATGGTTTCATTACTCATGTGTAAACATAGAAGTACCTAAAAACGCATTGTATTTCAGTGACCACGATTGGTACTGCTGCAAATGTAATTCTATCTGA
- the LOC116416287 gene encoding uncharacterized protein LOC116416287, with amino-acid sequence MESASENQEIPMLLLIDTINQMITDEQAAGHMNTGDKIYVFVQTSEELSRTVGKTITFHQVIDSYNRYREKFDAVNAKVKYLKKGASQLTLDEIRIYKIFKKTKYYL; translated from the exons ATGGAGTCAGCAAGTGAAAATCAAGAAATTCCAATGCTGTTGCTGATCGACACAATTAACCAGATGATTACCGACGAGCAGGCCGCAGGGCACATGAATACCGGCGACAAAATTTATGTGTTCGTCCAAACCTCGGAGGAGTTATCTAGGACGGTGGGAAAAACTATCACCT TTCACCAAGTAATCGACAGTTACAACCGTTACCGGGAGAAGTTTGACGCGGTGAACGCGAAGGTTAAATACCTTAAGAAAGGTGCGAGCCAATTGACTTTAGACGAGATTcggatttacaaaatattcaagaaaactaaatactatttatga